CATTTTTTTGCTTCGTCTGGTGACTGATTGAAGCTGGCACAAGGGTTGCACTCCTTCAAAAGATTCACCGTCTCACTTTTCCCGGACTTTTAAGGAGGCCCGCTATGACCCTGACCCATCTGGCCAAGGATTTACAGTTCAGTTTGCGATTACTTTGGAAAAACCCTGGTTTCACGCTGGTGGCCGTGCTGTCGCTGGCACTTGGTATCGGCCTGAACGCCACCGTCTTTACCTGGTGCAAAGCAGCGATTTTAGATCCACTTCCGGGCGTACCTGACGCGCGCAGCCTGATCCTGGGATTTGGTGCGACCCAAAGCGGCAATGCATTTTCGATTTGCTATCCAGATTATGTTGATTTGCGCGACCAGAACACGTCGTTTGAGGGACTCGCCGTTTTTCGCAACTTAACCGTCAATCTCAGCCAGGACGGCAAAACTGACCGGACGTGGGCCTGTCTGGTCAGCGGGAATTACCTCGATGTATTGCACATCAAACCGCTGTTGGGTCGGTCATTTTCACCCGAAGAAGATCGCACGCCTTCTACTCATCCGGTCGTCGTGATGAGCTATAACCTGTGGCAATCTCGCTTTCAGGGTAACCCGAACGTGATTGGTTCTACGATGACCATCAACGGCAAAACCTTCACTGTGATTGGGGTCACTCCGAAAGGATTTGTCGGAGGAATCGTTGCCATTTCACAAGATTTGTGGATTCCCATGATGATGCAGGAATCCATCCGACCTGGAAAAGACCTCTTGACCAGTCGGGGCAATCGCTGGTTGCAAATGATTGGCCGGTTAAAACCTGGGGTTTCGCTGGCACAAGCTCAGGCCAATCTCAAATCAATTTCGGCCCACATTGCTGAAACGAACCCAACCACCAACGCCAACTGGACCGTTGCCCTGTATCCACTCACTCAATCACCGGAAGGAGCTTCGAAAATTCTGGGCCCGGTGTTGTTGTTGCTGATGGGTATTGTCAGCGTGGTACTGCTGGTAGCCTGCGCCAATGTCGCGAATTTGTTTATGATCAAGGCTACCAATCGGCGCAAGGAAATCAGCATCCGGATTGCGCTGGGCGCCAGTCGGTGGCGGATTATCAGTCAATTGATGGTTGAAAGCCTGGCGTTGTCAGTCATTTCCGGAGTTGTGGGCCTGTTGATTGCCGTCTGGACCGCAAAATCATTTTTGGCAATGCTCCCGACCCAACGGCTTCCGATTCATTTGGATTGTTCGATTGACCAGCGAGTTTTGTTATTTACCTTTGGCATCACCCTGGCCACGGGGTTTCTGTTTGGGTTGCTCCCTGCCCTGCAGGCCACCCGACTCAATCAAGCCACCACGCTCAAGGATGAAGGGTCATCCGTCACCTTAAATCTCAAACAGTCGAAATTGCGGAGCAGTCTGGTTTCCCTGCAGGTGGCTCTCTCTCTGGTGGCGTTGATTACCGCCGGGCTCTTTGTGCGCAGCGTCTATAACTCGATCAACACCAGCCCTGGGTTTTCCGTTGATCAAGTATTCGTTGCAAGCCTGGATGTCTTTCCCAATGGATATGATCAAAAGCGTGGAAAAGCCTTCTTTACCGAGCTGTTACGTCAGGTGCGAACCCTGCCGGGTGTTCAAGCCGCCAGTTTGTCCCGTTCGGTTCCACTCGGATCGATGGGTCGCAGTTCGACTTCAATCACGGTTGATGGCTATACGCCGCGCCCCGAAGAGGATATGGATACCGAATATAATATCGTTGAGACTGATTTTTTCCGGTCGCTGGAAATTCAATTTACCCTGGGCTCCGATTTTCACCTGCTGGCCCCACCTCAAACCGATCAACCCGACCCCAACCGGATTGAACAGGCCATCGTCAATGAAACTTTTGTCAGACGCTACCTGGGCGAAGGAAATCCACTGGGTCGCAAAATTGAAGTCAATAACCAGAACCACCAGATTATCGGCGTGGTCAAGGATATCAAGCTGCGGTCAATGAACGAGCCTCCCCGGCCCTATATGTATTTGCATGCACCAGACAACTATCGATCCGATTTTGTTCTACTGGTCAAAACTGAGGGCAACCCGTTGAAAGCCGCTCCAGGCGTCAAAAATATCGTCGCAGGAATTGATCCGAACATTCCGATCTTTGATGCCAAATCATTGGCTGAACACACCCAGCTTTCCCTGTTTCCACAACGATTTGCGATGATTTTCCTGAGTATTTTCGGCTTTCTGGCGCTTGGGCTGGCGGCAATGGGGCTCTATGGAATGATGGCCTATTCGGTCACACAACGGACGCGAGAAATCGGCATTCGAATGGCGCTTGGGGCCGACAAACAGGATGTGTACCAGTTGATTTTGGGCCGTGGGTTGATCCTGCTCCTGATTGGGATGGGGCTTGGGGTGGTTGGAACGATTGCCGTGGCCCGGCTTGCCTCAAGCCTGTTATTTGGCGTCACCGCCACCGACCCCGTCACTTATTTGGGCGTATCGCTCCTGCTTTTCGGCATCTCGTTTATGGCGTGCTTTTTCCCAGCCTACCGGGCGACACGCATCAACCCCGTGATTGCGCTCCGGTACGAGTGAAGAATTGAGAATGAAGAAACTCGATTGATGAAATGCTTTTGGTCCTTGGAAAGTATTGATTCCTAAGTACAAGTCCTCATAAATGGAGGATGGAACTTCGGTGATTCCGAATTGGCTTTCGCCCGGATGGGCGCCGGACAATAGCCGGTGGTTTGCCGCTTTGGGCACACCACCGGAGCGTCGGTCCGCAGTGGTCCGCGCCCGGATGAGCGCTGGAAGCTGGTTCGGGTCCCGGTTTTCGTCGAAGTTTCGGCTTTTGGCTCACGACTCCTGTTCCAGCGCCCATCCGGGCGCGACCCCGTGATGGCGATTCTTTCCGGTGGCCGCGTGTCCAAAGCGACACTTGCCACCGGCTATTTTCCAGCGCCCATCCGGGCGAAAACCAAATTTTCTCCCAGTGAGTGGTGGAATTTCATCCCTCTTTTATGGGGACTTGTACTAAGCCCAAGTCGCCGGATACCTTGTTCATTCTCAATTCTTTATTCTTCATTCTTCAGGGTCTGTCTCCTCGCGGAAAAAATGTGGTATGCTGGCGCTTCACATCAGTTTGGAAGCTTCCCAGCTCAGGTCTCTCGCCCTGACAAACTACTCTCAATTCTCAAATTTCCCTCCGCGAGGTGTCTATGCCAGGTAAAAACGCTCCTCTTCATATCGCCCCCCACATTGCTGAAGCCATCGAATCTGGGAAACCTGTGGTTGCACTTGAAAGCACCGTCGTTGCGCACGGTCTTCCATTTCCCCAAAATCTCGAAGTGGCTCATCAAATTGAACAAGAAGTCAAAAATATGGGAGCAATTCCAGCCACCATTGGGGTTGTCGGCGGTGTCCCCACCATTGGGCTGGACGAAGAGGCGCTGGCAATGCTGGCACGTGGCGAACAGGTATTAAAACTCTCGCGGCGTGACATTGCCTTTGCCGTGGCAATGGGGCGTCACGGAGCAACCACCGTCGCGGGAACGGCAGCACTGGCCGAAATAGCTGGGATTCAGGTTTTTTCAACTGGCGGCATTGGTGGCGTTCATCTGGGCGCCAGAGAAACCTGGGACATCAGCGGTGACATCCTGGAACTTTCCCGGACCAAAGTTCTGGTTATTTGTTCGGGCGCTAAAGCCATCCTGGACCTGCCGGCAACCCTTGAAAGCCTTGAAACGAATGGAATTCCTGTGGTTGGGTACCAAAGCCACGAGTTTCCCGCTTTTTACACCTCAAAAAGCGATTTATTTCTCAATGCCCAGGTCAACACGCCAGCCGATGCCGCGAAATTTTGGAAAATGCACTGTGCTTTTGGCGGCGGCGGTGGCGCCGTGCTGGCCGTTCCTCCACCCGTAGACAGCGCGCTCGATCCATCAGCCTTAAACGAAGCGATTGGAACAGCATTGATTCAAGCCGAACAAAAAGGCGTTCGTGGTCAGGCTGTGACTCCGTTTTTGCTGCGAATGGTCTGTGAACTCACCGGCGGCGCAAGTAAGAAGGTCAATATTGCCTTGTTGCTGCAAAACGCCCGAATTGCAGCACTCATAGCCAAAGAACTGGCGTGAATGAAGAATGAAGAATTGAGAATGAAGACTGTATGAGTGTTTGGTACTTGGTGCTTTGGAACCAATATCTTCGAAGCACCAGGCACTGTTTTCATTCTTCATTCTTCATTCTTCATTCTTTATTCTTCATCGGCTTACATCCGGAAGACACCGTAGCGCGGGGCGCCCTCGCTAATAAAATCGCGGTTATACGCCATGGAAATTCCGGCGGCCAGATGGATACGGGTTTCGCGCGGGTCAATAATGCCGTCGTCCCACAGTCGGGCAGTTGCAAAATAGGCGGACGATTCTTCATCAAACCGCTTCACAATAGCCTGCCGTTTGACTTCGAGTTTTTCACGGTCAGGCTCAATCCCTTTGGCTTTGAGTGCTGCTGCCTGAACGCTGACCAGGACTCCGGCTGCCTGTTCACCACCCATCACCGCAATTCGGCTGTTTGGCCAGGTGAACAGTAGCGTTGGATCAAATCCACGTCCGCACATTCCGTAATTCCCTGCCCCATACGAACCTCCAATAATGACTGAAAATTGTGGGACGGTTGAGTTGGCCACGGCATTCACCATCTTTGAGCCGTGTTTGATGATGCCCTCACGCTCCACTTTGGAACCAACCATAAAGCCAGGGACATTTTGAAGGTAAATCAATGGTGTCCGCGACTGGTTGCAAAGCTGGATAAATTGGGTGGCTTTCATGGCGCTTTCTGAAAACAGGACACCGTTATTGCCAATGATTCCAACCTGATAGCCGTCAATATGGGCATAACCGGTGACAACAGTTGGGGCAAAATCCTTTTTGAATTCCCAAAAGCGCGAACCATCCACAATCCGGGCGATGACTTCGCGGATTGGAAACGGTCGCCGTAAGTCAACCGGGATGATTCCAAAAAGTTCCTCTGGGTCATACATGGGTTCTTCAGGAGATTGTCGGCCAGAAGGTGTGATTTTCCGCCAGTTCAGATGTCCAACTATTTCGCGTCCAATTCGGATGGCGTCAGCGTCATCCACCGCCGTGTAATCGCTGACACCTGAAACCCGTCCGTGCATATCGGCGCCGCCAAGCGTTTCATCGTCAACATCCTCGCCCGTGGCCATTTTCACCAGCGGCGGGCCCGCCAGAAACACCTTGGCCTGTCTTCGAACCATCACGGTAAAATCTGACAGTCCAGGGACATAGGCACCACCGGCGGTGCAACTGCCAAATACCAGTGAAATCTGGGGAATCCCCTGAGCAGACATCCGTGCCTGATTGGCAAATCCACGTCCACCGTTATCGGCAAAGAGTTCAGCCTGATAGAGCAAATTGGCGCCGGCGGATTCCACGAGATAAATCGTCGGCAATCGGTTTTCCAGGGCAATTTGTTGACATCGCAGGCTTTTTTCAACACTCATCGGGTAAAAAGCCCCACCTTTGACGGTCGCATCATTGGCCATCAACATGCACTCGACGCCGTTGATAACGCCAATGCCATCAATATGCGACGCACAGGGCGATTCGTTGTCATACATGCCCAAGGCTGCCAGCGGAGCAAGCTCAATAAACCGGGTGCCAGGGTCAATCAAGAGTTCGATGCGCTGGCGAGGCAACAGTTTTTTGCGAGCCTGGAACTTGCGGGCGGCTTCTTCGCCCCCTCCCTGGCGGACAAGATCAAGCCGATCCCGTAAGTCCTCGGCCAGTCTGAGGTTATGTTCGTAATTGCGTTGAAAGTCTTCGCCGTCGGGATTGATGTGTGTGTGAAGTATCATTGAAAGAATCCGATTTTGAATTTTGAGTGATGAGTGATGAAACTGTGGTTGAAAGATGAATTATGAATTATGAACGCCGGGGATTGAAACGATTATTTTGTATCTCTCGCACTATCTCACTGAATATAAACGTGTTATCTATTTTTTCCATTCTTCTCCCACCCGCTGACGCAGGTGGTACTGACTTCTTCATTCTCATTTGGCTTGCGTTCACAGGTGTTTGGCTTTAGTTTGGGGGTTCATTTTGCTCTTTGGATTTAACTGTCAGGTGCCTGAACACTTGGAAAAGCAATTCCGGAGAATAGGGAAGCCGGGTGAAACTCCCGCACGGTCGCGCCACTGTGATGTCCAACCTCTGGACAGAGTCAGGAGACCTGCCTGTACAGTTTTGTGCTCTGGTTCTTCGCGTCAAAGGACCGCACGTCATCAACTTGAGTTTGCCATTTTTCCTTACAAGAAAAACCTCTGTTCGACGTGTGGCCTTTGCCCGTTGGACAGAGGTTTTTTCATTAGGGCTTGGAGCTAAGGGCTGAGAAAACCAGGGCTGAGGGCTGAAGACGTCGGACTGAAAAATTGGTTTTCTTTCATCCCTCATCCTTCATCCCTCATCCCTTCGATTGCTCCGAGCTTGCGAGTCTTCAGCCCTGGTTTTAAAGGAAGTGTTCTTATGTCTCGTCCTCTGATCGAAAACGAGGATTTTTATATCGAAAACGGCCTGTACGTGTTTACCGCCGCGTATCTGCTCAAACGTGGATATTGCTGTGGAAATGGTTGTCGGCATTGCCCTTACAGTACTCCTTGTAATAATGTCACACCTCCAAAAAACACCAGTAGCCCTCAACCAACTCAACCCCAAGTGCGCCAAAGGTAATTTGGGAAGCGCGGTGAAACTCCGCCACTGCCCTCGCAACTGTGAACCGCAACGAATTCCGCATCCCACAAGCCACTGTCGCCAACTGGGCGATGGGAAGGCGCGGAACAGTAGGGAACCATCAGTCCTCACCTGTGAACTGATGCTCTGGCGGCAAGTCAGGAGACCGATCTTCGGCTGTACCTTCACCCTCTTTCGATGGGAAAGAGAAAGGATTGTTCCCCCTATGAACCAATCTGTTTCACGACTCCTGCGCGGCACCCTGCTCTGGGCTGTGCTCTGGACGCTTGCCTCGTCTCCAATTTTTGCTGGCGGACCGGTCGGAATTACTGGTCGGGTCACTGACCCCAGCGGTGCCAGCATTGCCGGCGCCACCGTAACCATTTATGCCCGCAGCAGTGGGCGACGCATCACAACGGTGACCAATTCAAACGGAGAATTCCGCTTTGATCGGACCGAAACCGGTGATTTTATTATTGAAATTGCCGCCACCGGATTTTCACAACTTTCCAGGACCATTCAGCTTGAGGAAAACCAGCAGGCAACGCTCGATTTTCCACTTTCGGTGGCTGGAACAAACACTACCGTCGTGGTAACCGCCAATGCCACACCTCAGACCGAAGTCGAAGTATCGAAAACCTTTAGCATCGTTTCAAGCCAGGATATCGAACGCCGCAACGAACTTTCCATTACGGAAAGCATCCGGCAAATGCCTGGAATTCGGGTTCAGCAGCTTGGTGGGCCAGGAAGCCAGTCCGGCATTTTTATTCGTGGATTGCGCAGCTATGACACCTCCGTGGTCATTGATGGTCTGCGACTTCGTGATGCAGCCAGTACCCAGGGTGATTCACTGGCTCAAATCCAGGAATTGTTTGTCGTTGATACCGAACGCATTGAAGTCGTTCGCGGCCCTGAATCGGCGCTCTATGGCACCACGGCCATCGGCGGCGTGGTCAATGTCGTGACGGCTCACGGCGGCGGCCCCGTGCGAGGTCAGGTTCAACTCGAAGGCGGCAGCCTTGGGTTGTTTCGTGGTCGAGCCCAGGTAGCCGGAGGCGTAGCCTCAGATCGGTTTCTGTATAGTGCCGGGCTGATGCATCTCAATGTGTCAAATGGGGTTGAAGGTGATACGCCAAACCGTAACTGGAGCGGGCAGGGTTTTGTCCAGTATGCGTTTCGCCCCAATATCACCCTTTCTGGCCGAATCTTAGGCAATACCCTGTTTGCCCAATTGACGGATGGTTCGTTTCAGGCGCCGGGCGCCAGCCTTCCACCAGCCGGGAGCATCCTCAAAGCTGTGGCATTACCGCTCGACCAGCAACGGTTGTTTGAAGCTGGAAAACCCTTCACCCTCGGCAATGCCAACTTTATCTCGAACCTCCGTGACCCGGATTTTCGGCGGGATTCGAGTTTTCTCTCCAGCGCAGCAACCTTTCAACATCAGATCAATGAAAAAATCGGATATCGTGTGAATTACCAACGGGTTGATACCAACCGAAAATTCACTGACGGCCCAGCCGGGGTGAGATTCGAACCTGATTTTAAGGTGGTCAATCGGTTTGACGGCGTGATTGATACGGTTGGAGTTCAGGGAGACTGGCAAATCAATCGGTTTTTCACCTTCTCCGCCGGCTATGAGTTTGAACGCGAACAGTACCTGGGCCGCGATTCGGATGAAAACCCGATTGTCAGTGCCCGAACCAATGTTGGGATTGATATCGAACAACGGAGCAACACGTTCTTTCTCCGCAATCAGTTCCGCGCCCTGGACAACCGGTTTCAGATGTCAGCCGCGTTCCGCTTGCAGGCATTTGACCTGTCAAATCCGACATTTCTGGGCGGAAGCTCACCCTACCCGATTTCAAAGTTTCCAGCCCCAGAAACAGCCTATACCGGGGACGGCTCAATTTCTTACTTTTTCCATTCGACCAATACCAAACTCCGCTCCCACGTCGGCAGCGGCTACCGGGCGCCTTCACTGTTTGAGCGGTTTGGCTCGTCATACTTCGGAGGATTTTTCTCAGGCTTTGGCGACCCGCTACTTCGGCCTGAACGCTCGATTGGTGTTGACGCCGGTATTGATCAAACCTTTGCGAACAATCGAGTTCAGGTCAGCGCAACCTACTTTTACACCCGACTCCAGGAGATTGTGGATTTTGACTTTAGCGGATTTATCAACCCTGGAACTGACCCATACGGACGGTTTTTTGGGTACCTGAATACTGGCGGCGGTTTGTCACGTGGGCTGGAACTGAGTATGAACACCCGTCCGATTGACACACTCAACGTCACCGCGTCTTACACCTATGCCAATGCTGACAATCGTCGCCCCACATCGGTGGCTGGCCTGTTACGCACCTTTGTCGTCCCTGAACACACTTTCACTTTGACCGCCAATCAACAGATTGGTCGCCGGGTGGAGGTCAATTTCGACCTGCTCGCCACCAGCAACCATCTCTTCCCGTTTTCAGGTCGGGCGTTTGAATTCAAAGGCCCGGTTAAGGGCGATCTTGTGGTGAGTTACACCCACCCGATTGGTGAACAAAGCCTGAAAGTGTATGGCAAGGTGGATAACATGTTTGACCGAACATACTTTGAAAGCGGGTATCGAACGCCAGGAGCAACCTTTCTCGGCGGCCTGGCCTTCCGCTTTTAGAGTGAGGAATAGTGGCTAGTGGCTAGTGGTTAGTAATGTCAGTTAAGAGTTGAAGTAGTTTTGGTTCTCATCCCCGTTGGGATGAAGTAAGGTGAGCCGGTGGTCAGCGTCGCTTTGGAAGCGCCACCACCGGATGCAGGTCAGTTTCAGATTTTCCCCACCCGGCTGGCCGGGTGGGGGTAAGAAGGCAACGTTTTCCCAGGGTTAAAACCCTGGGCTAGCGTGCCTACGCGGGAGTTCCTGGGCTCAAATCTGCTCTTTTTTCAACCCTTAACTGGCATCACTAATCACTAATCACTAACCACTAACCACTCAGTGGTTTCTTCATTCTCCATTCGGTTTTCCTTATGACTTCCACCGAACTTATCCGGGTTACGAACCTGAATTTTCGCTACGGACAGCGTGAAATATTGAAAAATATTTCATTCACTGTCCGTGAAGGGGAATTTATTGGACTGATCGGTCCCAACGGCAGCGGTAAGACAACCTTGCTCAAACTGCTGTTGGGCCTGCTTCCCAGTGCAGAACAATGTGTAACACTTGGTGGAACTCAACTTGCGGGCATGTCCCGAAAAAAGATTGCCTTGCAGGCTACCCTGGTGCCTCAGGATACCAAAATTGAGTTTGCTTTTAGCGTTCGCGACATTGTGGCGATGGGGCGCACCCCCTACCTTGGCCGATTTCGCCCCGAAGGCCCGGCGGATCGGGCCGCTATTCATCATGCGATGACCGTGACTGAAACGCTTGATTTTGCTGAACGTCCAGTCACGCAACTTTCTGGCGGTGAACGCCAGCGAGTCCACCTGGCCCGAGCCCTGGCGCAGGAAACAACCATCATTCTGCTGGATGAGCCAACGTCAAACCTGGATCTGGTTCATCAGTTTGAAGTCCTTGAACTGGTCAAAAAATGTGTCGCCAATCACCGTTCGGCAATCGCGGCAATCCACGACCTGTCAATGGCAGCCCGATTTTGCAATCGCCTGTTGTTGCTCTTTGATGGAACGGTTGTGGCTGATGGACCGCCCGAGGAGGTCCTGACTGAGTCGAATCTGGCCCGGTACTTTTCAATCCAGGCCCGAATTAGCACGGATCCGGAAAGTGGCAGCCTGGTTGTCTGGCCGGTTGCGCCATGTCCTCCAGTGTGAGGACTGGTTGAACTTCCTCTGATGGTGGTGATCTTGAGCGGTTTGTACTATCGTGAACGGATTGGCGGCCTGACTGGAGATTGCCAGCGTGCCACAAATCAATTGACTGAGGTCTCGCTCTATGTGACGGCTGTCGCACTGCGAAATATGTTTTCTGTATGACGAAAGAAACACACCATCTTCGAATGTACCTGA
The nucleotide sequence above comes from Acidobacteriota bacterium. Encoded proteins:
- a CDS encoding ABC transporter permease, giving the protein MTLTHLAKDLQFSLRLLWKNPGFTLVAVLSLALGIGLNATVFTWCKAAILDPLPGVPDARSLILGFGATQSGNAFSICYPDYVDLRDQNTSFEGLAVFRNLTVNLSQDGKTDRTWACLVSGNYLDVLHIKPLLGRSFSPEEDRTPSTHPVVVMSYNLWQSRFQGNPNVIGSTMTINGKTFTVIGVTPKGFVGGIVAISQDLWIPMMMQESIRPGKDLLTSRGNRWLQMIGRLKPGVSLAQAQANLKSISAHIAETNPTTNANWTVALYPLTQSPEGASKILGPVLLLLMGIVSVVLLVACANVANLFMIKATNRRKEISIRIALGASRWRIISQLMVESLALSVISGVVGLLIAVWTAKSFLAMLPTQRLPIHLDCSIDQRVLLFTFGITLATGFLFGLLPALQATRLNQATTLKDEGSSVTLNLKQSKLRSSLVSLQVALSLVALITAGLFVRSVYNSINTSPGFSVDQVFVASLDVFPNGYDQKRGKAFFTELLRQVRTLPGVQAASLSRSVPLGSMGRSSTSITVDGYTPRPEEDMDTEYNIVETDFFRSLEIQFTLGSDFHLLAPPQTDQPDPNRIEQAIVNETFVRRYLGEGNPLGRKIEVNNQNHQIIGVVKDIKLRSMNEPPRPYMYLHAPDNYRSDFVLLVKTEGNPLKAAPGVKNIVAGIDPNIPIFDAKSLAEHTQLSLFPQRFAMIFLSIFGFLALGLAAMGLYGMMAYSVTQRTREIGIRMALGADKQDVYQLILGRGLILLLIGMGLGVVGTIAVARLASSLLFGVTATDPVTYLGVSLLLFGISFMACFFPAYRATRINPVIALRYE
- a CDS encoding pseudouridine-5'-phosphate glycosidase, producing MPGKNAPLHIAPHIAEAIESGKPVVALESTVVAHGLPFPQNLEVAHQIEQEVKNMGAIPATIGVVGGVPTIGLDEEALAMLARGEQVLKLSRRDIAFAVAMGRHGATTVAGTAALAEIAGIQVFSTGGIGGVHLGARETWDISGDILELSRTKVLVICSGAKAILDLPATLESLETNGIPVVGYQSHEFPAFYTSKSDLFLNAQVNTPADAAKFWKMHCAFGGGGGAVLAVPPPVDSALDPSALNEAIGTALIQAEQKGVRGQAVTPFLLRMVCELTGGASKKVNIALLLQNARIAALIAKELA
- a CDS encoding methylcrotonoyl-CoA carboxylase, with amino-acid sequence MILHTHINPDGEDFQRNYEHNLRLAEDLRDRLDLVRQGGGEEAARKFQARKKLLPRQRIELLIDPGTRFIELAPLAALGMYDNESPCASHIDGIGVINGVECMLMANDATVKGGAFYPMSVEKSLRCQQIALENRLPTIYLVESAGANLLYQAELFADNGGRGFANQARMSAQGIPQISLVFGSCTAGGAYVPGLSDFTVMVRRQAKVFLAGPPLVKMATGEDVDDETLGGADMHGRVSGVSDYTAVDDADAIRIGREIVGHLNWRKITPSGRQSPEEPMYDPEELFGIIPVDLRRPFPIREVIARIVDGSRFWEFKKDFAPTVVTGYAHIDGYQVGIIGNNGVLFSESAMKATQFIQLCNQSRTPLIYLQNVPGFMVGSKVEREGIIKHGSKMVNAVANSTVPQFSVIIGGSYGAGNYGMCGRGFDPTLLFTWPNSRIAVMGGEQAAGVLVSVQAAALKAKGIEPDREKLEVKRQAIVKRFDEESSAYFATARLWDDGIIDPRETRIHLAAGISMAYNRDFISEGAPRYGVFRM
- a CDS encoding TonB-dependent receptor plug domain-containing protein; this translates as MNQSVSRLLRGTLLWAVLWTLASSPIFAGGPVGITGRVTDPSGASIAGATVTIYARSSGRRITTVTNSNGEFRFDRTETGDFIIEIAATGFSQLSRTIQLEENQQATLDFPLSVAGTNTTVVVTANATPQTEVEVSKTFSIVSSQDIERRNELSITESIRQMPGIRVQQLGGPGSQSGIFIRGLRSYDTSVVIDGLRLRDAASTQGDSLAQIQELFVVDTERIEVVRGPESALYGTTAIGGVVNVVTAHGGGPVRGQVQLEGGSLGLFRGRAQVAGGVASDRFLYSAGLMHLNVSNGVEGDTPNRNWSGQGFVQYAFRPNITLSGRILGNTLFAQLTDGSFQAPGASLPPAGSILKAVALPLDQQRLFEAGKPFTLGNANFISNLRDPDFRRDSSFLSSAATFQHQINEKIGYRVNYQRVDTNRKFTDGPAGVRFEPDFKVVNRFDGVIDTVGVQGDWQINRFFTFSAGYEFEREQYLGRDSDENPIVSARTNVGIDIEQRSNTFFLRNQFRALDNRFQMSAAFRLQAFDLSNPTFLGGSSPYPISKFPAPETAYTGDGSISYFFHSTNTKLRSHVGSGYRAPSLFERFGSSYFGGFFSGFGDPLLRPERSIGVDAGIDQTFANNRVQVSATYFYTRLQEIVDFDFSGFINPGTDPYGRFFGYLNTGGGLSRGLELSMNTRPIDTLNVTASYTYANADNRRPTSVAGLLRTFVVPEHTFTLTANQQIGRRVEVNFDLLATSNHLFPFSGRAFEFKGPVKGDLVVSYTHPIGEQSLKVYGKVDNMFDRTYFESGYRTPGATFLGGLAFRF
- a CDS encoding ABC transporter ATP-binding protein; this translates as MTSTELIRVTNLNFRYGQREILKNISFTVREGEFIGLIGPNGSGKTTLLKLLLGLLPSAEQCVTLGGTQLAGMSRKKIALQATLVPQDTKIEFAFSVRDIVAMGRTPYLGRFRPEGPADRAAIHHAMTVTETLDFAERPVTQLSGGERQRVHLARALAQETTIILLDEPTSNLDLVHQFEVLELVKKCVANHRSAIAAIHDLSMAARFCNRLLLLFDGTVVADGPPEEVLTESNLARYFSIQARISTDPESGSLVVWPVAPCPPV